One Streptomyces fagopyri DNA window includes the following coding sequences:
- a CDS encoding PP2C family protein-serine/threonine phosphatase, which translates to MDTSQQPPAGPRGIHSGTTWGAAPYPVLVADPFGDVVEVNEAAATLFPTAVPGAWLRRVVPEWIADAHARTGSPAAKTGDAAGSTASSASPSACPAHGPVGDRTFEARPTRTDDGDVVWWLVDDTDRRLAEDALASERTRTAFLADASSALLSSLDVERCMEVTARLAAEHLADAAVVVAPPRGGKVPLAHCGPDGDVVHRQVRADLEQLPGLTDALRGFPPVPSPWIDPAAVPRWAVPDRFTDPVGSAVVTPLPGHGVPAGALVLLRSGRRPAFTASEETFARLFASRAGAAMSAARMYAEQAAITTALMRELLPPRLHGVHGVEFAGKYLPSGQADRVGGDFYDVHPGTDEGQESLVVLGDVCGKGLDAAVLTGKVRNTVQALVPLAGDHQRLLGLLNGALMNSHHTRFVTLALASVVRSGATVRLRVTSAGHPAPLIVRADGRVETVETRGTLVGAFWDIGSTTAQVELAPGETCLFFTDGITEGRGGPSGDELFGVRRLESALARCAGLPAEAVVEHVQMLAAQWVGRGAHDDMATVAVTAPHHAHLSAVNGRSRGRYTA; encoded by the coding sequence GTGGACACTTCTCAGCAGCCTCCCGCCGGCCCGCGCGGTATCCATTCCGGTACGACGTGGGGCGCCGCCCCCTACCCCGTCCTGGTCGCCGACCCGTTCGGTGACGTCGTCGAAGTGAACGAGGCGGCGGCCACCCTGTTCCCGACCGCCGTTCCCGGCGCGTGGCTGCGCCGGGTGGTCCCGGAGTGGATCGCGGACGCGCACGCCCGAACCGGTTCCCCCGCCGCGAAGACCGGTGACGCCGCCGGATCGACCGCGTCGTCCGCGTCGCCATCGGCGTGTCCCGCCCACGGCCCGGTCGGCGACCGGACCTTCGAGGCACGTCCCACCCGCACGGACGACGGCGACGTGGTGTGGTGGCTCGTCGACGACACCGACCGGCGGCTCGCCGAGGACGCACTCGCGAGCGAACGCACGCGTACCGCGTTCCTGGCCGACGCCTCCAGCGCGCTGCTGTCGTCACTCGACGTCGAGCGCTGCATGGAGGTCACCGCGCGCCTGGCCGCCGAACACCTCGCCGACGCCGCCGTGGTCGTCGCTCCGCCGCGCGGCGGGAAGGTGCCGCTGGCGCACTGCGGGCCCGACGGCGACGTGGTGCACCGGCAGGTCCGGGCCGACCTGGAACAACTGCCCGGTCTGACCGACGCCCTGCGCGGATTCCCGCCCGTGCCGTCGCCCTGGATCGACCCGGCCGCCGTTCCCCGCTGGGCCGTCCCGGACCGGTTCACGGATCCGGTCGGCTCCGCCGTCGTGACACCCCTGCCAGGCCACGGAGTCCCGGCGGGCGCGCTCGTGCTGCTGCGCTCCGGCCGCCGGCCGGCCTTCACCGCGAGTGAGGAGACCTTCGCCCGCCTCTTCGCCTCCCGGGCGGGTGCCGCGATGTCGGCAGCCCGGATGTACGCGGAGCAGGCGGCCATCACGACGGCCCTGATGCGTGAACTCCTGCCACCCCGGCTCCACGGCGTGCACGGTGTGGAGTTCGCCGGGAAATACCTCCCCTCGGGTCAGGCCGACCGTGTGGGGGGCGACTTCTACGACGTCCATCCCGGCACCGACGAGGGGCAGGAGTCCCTGGTCGTCCTCGGTGACGTGTGCGGCAAGGGCCTGGACGCCGCGGTGCTCACGGGCAAGGTCCGCAACACGGTGCAGGCGCTCGTGCCGTTGGCCGGGGACCATCAACGGCTGCTGGGGCTGCTCAACGGGGCGCTGATGAACTCCCATCACACCCGTTTCGTCACCCTGGCCCTGGCCTCCGTCGTCCGCAGCGGCGCGACGGTCCGGCTGCGGGTCACCAGCGCCGGACATCCCGCTCCGCTGATCGTCCGGGCCGACGGTCGGGTCGAGACGGTCGAGACGCGCGGAACGCTGGTCGGCGCCTTCTGGGACATCGGTTCCACCACGGCCCAGGTCGAACTGGCCCCGGGGGAGACCTGCCTGTTCTTCACCGACGGCATCACCGAGGGGCGGGGCGGGCCGTCGGGGGACGAGCTGTTCGGCGTCCGGCGGCTGGAGTCCGCGCTGGCCCGCTGCGCGGGCCTGCCCGCCGAGGCCGTGGTCGAGCACGTCCAGATGCTCGCCGCACAGTGGGTCGGGCGCGGCGCCCACGACGACATGGCGACCGTCGCGGTCACGGCACCGCACCACGCGCACCTGAGCGCGGTGAACGGCCGCTCCCGGGGCAGGTACACCGCATGA
- a CDS encoding PRC-barrel domain containing protein yields MTVERIWSYAPHFRGPEAQDLTGFAVEATDGTIGHVDRQADDSGMRHLVVDTGVWVFGKSVLVPVGVVADIDSQAQKVTMACTRDEIKSAPRFRTDSETLDPEYLARVGSYYRSLPPRQPA; encoded by the coding sequence ATGACGGTCGAAAGAATTTGGTCGTACGCGCCGCATTTCCGCGGCCCGGAGGCACAGGACCTCACGGGGTTCGCCGTCGAGGCGACCGACGGAACGATAGGACACGTGGACCGGCAGGCCGACGATTCCGGGATGCGTCATCTCGTCGTCGACACCGGTGTGTGGGTGTTCGGAAAGAGCGTCCTGGTACCCGTGGGTGTCGTCGCCGACATCGACTCCCAGGCGCAGAAGGTGACGATGGCATGCACCCGGGACGAGATCAAGTCGGCGCCGCGCTTCCGGACCGACAGCGAGACCCTGGACCCCGAATACCTCGCCCGGGTCGGCAGCTACTACCGGAGCCTGCCGCCGAGGCAGCCCGCCTGA
- a CDS encoding STAS domain-containing protein, producing the protein MPDELEATVTYAEAQDAFVVRVGGDIDHESAPQLEEALDLARRVGAARTVVDLSGTLFADSSILHVLLEAQRAHRACGTFMVVCGPFREIVRRLFDVTGTEGFFVLTDSVRAAMTVPDPTVGR; encoded by the coding sequence ATGCCCGACGAGTTGGAGGCCACCGTCACGTACGCGGAGGCCCAAGACGCGTTCGTGGTGCGAGTCGGGGGCGACATCGACCACGAGAGCGCGCCCCAACTGGAGGAAGCCCTTGATCTCGCGCGACGGGTGGGCGCCGCCCGCACGGTCGTCGACCTGTCGGGGACCCTCTTCGCGGACTCCTCGATCCTGCACGTCCTCCTGGAAGCACAGCGTGCCCATCGGGCCTGCGGCACGTTCATGGTGGTGTGCGGGCCCTTCAGAGAGATCGTCAGGAGGCTGTTCGACGTGACGGGCACGGAAGGCTTCTTCGTCCTCACCGACAGCGTGCGGGCGGCGATGACCGTGCCGGATCCGACGGTCGGGCGATGA
- a CDS encoding hydrophobic protein: MVPLLVVLLLALLLFGAGFAVQALWWIAVIVLAVWLLGFVVRPGAAGGRRGRWYRW, from the coding sequence ATGGTTCCCCTGCTCGTGGTTCTTCTGCTCGCCCTGCTGCTTTTCGGCGCCGGCTTCGCCGTCCAGGCCCTGTGGTGGATCGCTGTCATCGTGCTGGCCGTCTGGCTGCTCGGTTTCGTGGTACGTCCCGGAGCGGCCGGCGGCCGCCGTGGACGCTGGTACCGCTGGTAG
- a CDS encoding Dps family protein has protein sequence MTASSTTPNYTVPGISTSDGGRIIDLLRTRLHALNDLSLTLKHIHWNVVGPHFIAVHEMLDPQVESVRGMADDAAERVSALGGVPQGTPGVLVSERTWDDYSVGRADAIAHLGALDLVYTGIIEEHRAAVAEIGKIDPVTEDLLIGQLRSLEQFQWFVRAHLESSGGTLATATARTEGQAARLAQQSGEKQR, from the coding sequence ATGACGGCTTCTTCCACAACCCCGAACTACACGGTCCCCGGAATCAGCACGAGCGACGGTGGCAGGATCATCGATCTGCTCCGTACGCGGCTGCACGCCCTCAACGACCTTTCCCTCACGCTGAAGCACATTCACTGGAACGTCGTGGGCCCGCATTTCATCGCCGTGCACGAAATGCTGGACCCGCAGGTGGAGTCGGTACGGGGCATGGCCGACGACGCCGCCGAGCGCGTCTCCGCCCTCGGCGGGGTGCCCCAGGGCACCCCGGGGGTCCTGGTGTCCGAGCGCACCTGGGACGACTACAGCGTCGGCCGGGCGGACGCGATCGCCCACCTCGGCGCCCTCGACCTGGTCTACACGGGGATCATCGAGGAGCACCGCGCCGCCGTCGCCGAGATCGGCAAGATCGATCCGGTGACCGAGGACCTCCTCATCGGACAACTGCGCTCTCTGGAGCAGTTCCAGTGGTTCGTGCGCGCCCATCTCGAAAGCTCCGGCGGAACCCTGGCGACCGCCACCGCGCGTACGGAGGGCCAGGCGGCGCGGCTCGCCCAGCAGAGCGGCGAGAAGCAGCGGTAG
- a CDS encoding sensor histidine kinase: protein MERGEDLELSSRSRADAFAHPAFFYRSDREYLAAAVDFVTEGVAAGQPVAVAVPATRLEPIRAELGSRADGVRWIDMTRAGRNPGRIIPSVLRAFADAHPHRRVRIIGEPVWHGRTATEYPACVQHEALINTAFGGREATILCPYDARALSRDVLADARATHPVVISDGRWSVSPAYDPERALARCNEVLRCPPGAAAVRFDAGALPVARDFALRVARDLGMARARLQDLNLVVAELTTNSVVHGGGSGTLRIWAESGQIVCEVRDEGRLADPLAGRHPVRPDQLGGRGLFLVNFVSDLVRVHTGTVGTTVRSYVALH, encoded by the coding sequence ATGGAGCGGGGAGAAGACCTGGAGCTGTCCTCGCGGTCCCGGGCGGACGCCTTCGCCCACCCCGCGTTCTTCTACCGTTCCGACCGGGAGTACCTGGCCGCGGCGGTGGACTTCGTGACCGAGGGTGTGGCCGCGGGGCAGCCCGTGGCGGTGGCCGTGCCCGCGACCCGGCTGGAACCCATCAGGGCGGAACTCGGTTCCCGTGCCGACGGGGTCCGTTGGATCGACATGACCCGCGCGGGCCGCAACCCCGGCCGGATCATCCCCTCGGTCCTGCGCGCGTTCGCCGACGCCCATCCCCACCGCCGGGTGCGCATCATCGGGGAACCGGTCTGGCACGGCCGCACCGCGACCGAGTACCCCGCGTGCGTCCAGCACGAAGCCCTGATCAACACGGCGTTCGGCGGACGCGAGGCCACGATCCTGTGCCCCTACGACGCACGGGCCCTCTCCCGCGACGTGCTCGCCGACGCCCGCGCCACGCACCCCGTGGTGATCAGCGACGGCCGGTGGAGCGTCAGCCCTGCCTACGATCCCGAGCGCGCCCTCGCACGGTGCAACGAGGTGCTGCGCTGCCCGCCCGGGGCGGCGGCCGTCCGCTTCGACGCGGGGGCCCTGCCGGTCGCGCGCGACTTCGCGCTGCGCGTGGCGCGGGATCTCGGGATGGCGCGGGCCCGGCTGCAGGACCTGAACCTCGTCGTCGCGGAACTGACGACCAACAGCGTGGTGCACGGAGGCGGCTCGGGAACGTTGCGGATCTGGGCGGAGAGCGGGCAGATCGTCTGTGAGGTGCGGGACGAGGGGCGACTGGCGGATCCGCTGGCCGGCCGGCACCCGGTGCGCCCCGACCAGCTCGGCGGTCGCGGCCTCTTCCTGGTCAACTTCGTGTCGGACCTGGTCCGCGTCCACACCGGCACGGTCGGCACCACCGTACGCAGCTACGTCGCCCTGCACTGA